In the genome of Methanomassiliicoccales archaeon, one region contains:
- a CDS encoding fibronectin type III domain-containing protein: MSLNLFPWVSASEYIITTREGEPSPGTTEVIGDDITIGVRSANLTVIAMTNKYKVLTEEYAIIADYSTSFIEYQIRPYFTTDYIRYKRVNPQYAGDGTIDQYGNALDGVAMTITNWGQEGNVVWFIESCAEFSIKQSFNIYRDYFELDVTYKPGTKNVLTTYYIALCSSSGSIYNLMAGKINRYVPGFPEDTPASNGIGGYYPSFQMYAPACDVRVPGGILGAEWGFSDTVAYIYSPIWLSGGVGGASAFAIKYFSYNSIVPNIGLGKETTFHAFVRPYKYTDGKERGYNVGYAQWVAPKIASYWGSYDVNAFPLMIMSTASWSSSFRSWVESSQVKVATYSENINQINWNYKSAQQSNTIPDTPAYVPTSWQIYTSSGTPMVMADGSVMCNPVSGPYTTAGTYRWQLINNDPQQSWWTSSRGVFWDEINLWTAENRLKNDYQQRPEFIYDGYLKLMKESKTSGYWDYIIANSFSALLHLSMVADLNIIEGYAPSSTYGSDLTKHVWSTMNFVNNIPVQYRPNILVYQNYATGNSYDQEDVYSILFGAAKYSFNVALQSYDSYDSQMHNLRMAEEMFKAMGCTRDSDVRTVTVDTLDMAYTTTKITSADMLVMKGSGSPTITHSGSPNIFKLTNLRSSSTAFKIAFTTSNLYQSGSNVQTSGAMVFTTDGKGTYQGTIGAEKTGEIVKNNKVQVNQKGTGSIGVSLVSLSSSSAEMNLASTGGTTAFTLRGMQANTAFDIIVNGVVVNTVTSSADGTLSFERAFGTADVLKVNVHTQVNDTTKPTILSCTPVNGATGISIGSTVTLTFSEDMNKTSVEEVFALTLAGSKVSGKFSWASGSAMIFTPASTLSYSSTYTVNVGTGAKDLAGNGLAATFTSQFTTVPVPDTIKPNVISCSPSNGDVDVSVSVQVIVEFSEDMDKTSVEGSFSLKNSSSTVMGTFYWINSRTVRFIPSSSLSYYTIYTINVGTGAKDLAGNGLATTFTSQFTTISNSPPPPDPTPPGAPTNLLAQGGVRQITLSWNPPSSDGGSTITGYRIYRATSASGPFTLIASISAISFYQNTGLPNGATYYYRVSAVNSAGEGALSTYAFAKTAEPPAAPIDLSATPYLGKVSIRWSAPSSDGGAPIINYKIYRGTVSGAASYYITVGSTYFDDVNVTNGVTYYYVVAAVNEAGTGPKSIEVWAKPGAVPTEPIFVMGTSGDRQILLTWSPPQSDGGLAIQWYKIYRGKTENSISHIANTTSLSYLDLGLENGVTYFYRVSAVNGAGEGALSKVAKCRPMTTPSAPSEVQAIGGNGEIKISWSAPIDDGGSSIMGYCVYRSAIYGGWSFLAFVEDGLEYFDRGLANNATYFYLIRALNGAGEGEASQVVQATTSCQPPSSPLSLTAISRDRVIELQWTPPQESGGSPIIGYVIYRGMESEPMEILAKVQTTKFIDTNLTNGREYHYSVSAFNYAYEGVPTSSVSAIPRNVPGAPVEFSISIHRNSVIMSWSQPEEDNGSAILGYRIYEKIDGVWILTRELGANVTECILEFLALGSFHEYQLRAFNEVGEGTGVGAIIRVPDVPNKPEILLVKGGWKNVTLIWSEPSNDGGAPILEYVVYRAIELGPFQIVAILSSHQFKFIDAGLMPNVTYRYIVAAMNEMGTGIPSEIAQATVLSDPSLGEGRAMEKSWVGEYGGAIIGGGGVILLTILIIGIWLIRASKRDSKNDEDKGVQLKRKR; the protein is encoded by the coding sequence TTGTCCCTGAATCTCTTTCCCTGGGTTTCGGCTTCTGAATATATAATAACAACAAGAGAAGGTGAGCCATCACCCGGAACAACGGAGGTTATTGGTGATGACATCACCATAGGCGTACGCTCAGCGAACCTGACCGTAATTGCCATGACAAACAAATACAAAGTGTTGACGGAGGAATACGCCATCATTGCGGACTATTCAACTAGCTTCATTGAGTATCAAATCAGACCTTATTTTACCACCGATTATATTCGATATAAAAGAGTGAACCCCCAATATGCGGGAGATGGAACCATTGACCAATATGGTAACGCTCTCGATGGCGTTGCCATGACCATAACCAATTGGGGACAAGAGGGAAATGTCGTATGGTTCATTGAGTCATGTGCAGAATTCAGCATCAAACAGTCTTTCAATATCTACCGTGATTATTTTGAGTTGGATGTAACTTATAAACCAGGCACCAAAAATGTGCTGACCACATACTATATTGCTCTTTGTTCCTCAAGTGGTTCCATCTATAATCTCATGGCAGGTAAGATTAACCGTTATGTGCCAGGATTCCCAGAGGACACGCCAGCTAGTAACGGAATCGGAGGATACTATCCATCTTTCCAGATGTATGCACCTGCTTGCGATGTCCGTGTTCCCGGCGGCATATTGGGAGCTGAGTGGGGTTTTTCTGACACTGTTGCTTATATCTATTCGCCCATATGGTTGAGTGGTGGTGTTGGGGGTGCCTCAGCCTTTGCGATTAAATATTTTTCATATAATTCGATAGTGCCTAATATCGGTCTAGGGAAGGAGACTACGTTTCATGCATTCGTCCGACCTTATAAATACACCGATGGAAAGGAAAGGGGATATAATGTTGGCTACGCTCAATGGGTGGCGCCCAAGATCGCGTCTTATTGGGGCTCGTATGATGTCAACGCCTTCCCGTTAATGATTATGAGTACAGCCTCATGGAGTTCTTCATTTCGCTCTTGGGTTGAGAGCAGCCAGGTAAAAGTGGCGACATATTCAGAGAATATAAACCAAATCAATTGGAACTATAAAAGCGCTCAACAGTCTAATACCATTCCAGATACGCCTGCTTATGTTCCCACCTCGTGGCAAATCTATACTTCCAGCGGTACCCCTATGGTTATGGCAGATGGCAGCGTGATGTGTAATCCTGTGAGTGGCCCATATACCACTGCTGGTACGTATCGGTGGCAACTAATAAACAACGATCCGCAACAGAGCTGGTGGACTAGTTCTCGCGGAGTCTTTTGGGATGAGATAAATCTCTGGACGGCAGAAAACCGTTTGAAAAACGATTACCAGCAGCGCCCTGAATTTATTTACGATGGGTATCTAAAGTTGATGAAAGAAAGCAAGACTAGCGGTTATTGGGACTATATCATAGCCAACTCATTCAGCGCCTTACTTCATTTATCCATGGTGGCCGATCTCAACATCATTGAAGGATATGCTCCATCAAGCACCTATGGTTCAGATCTTACCAAGCATGTCTGGTCCACGATGAATTTTGTCAACAACATACCTGTTCAATATAGGCCTAACATTTTAGTGTATCAGAATTACGCCACTGGAAATTCCTACGATCAAGAAGACGTCTATTCCATTCTTTTCGGAGCGGCTAAATATTCCTTCAATGTAGCTTTGCAATCCTATGACTCCTATGATTCACAGATGCATAATCTGCGTATGGCAGAGGAAATGTTCAAGGCTATGGGTTGTACGCGCGATTCTGATGTTAGGACAGTAACGGTGGACACATTAGATATGGCTTATACCACCACCAAAATAACGTCTGCAGATATGTTGGTAATGAAAGGCTCAGGCTCGCCCACCATTACTCATTCTGGTAGCCCTAACATCTTTAAATTGACGAATCTTCGCTCGAGTTCAACAGCTTTCAAAATCGCTTTCACCACTTCTAATCTTTACCAATCGGGTAGTAATGTCCAGACCAGTGGAGCCATGGTTTTTACAACCGACGGAAAGGGCACATATCAAGGAACGATTGGCGCGGAGAAAACCGGGGAAATCGTCAAGAACAATAAAGTCCAAGTAAATCAAAAGGGAACAGGCAGCATTGGAGTGAGTCTTGTTTCTCTCTCTTCCAGCTCAGCTGAGATGAACTTAGCATCCACTGGTGGCACCACGGCATTCACACTGAGGGGTATGCAAGCCAATACCGCCTTCGACATTATTGTGAATGGGGTCGTGGTAAACACCGTAACATCCAGCGCCGATGGCACATTGAGCTTCGAGAGAGCATTCGGGACAGCAGATGTCTTAAAGGTGAATGTACACACCCAGGTAAATGATACGACCAAGCCTACCATATTGTCCTGCACTCCAGTCAATGGCGCTACTGGGATATCCATTGGAAGCACAGTCACATTGACCTTCAGTGAAGACATGAATAAGACCTCTGTGGAAGAAGTGTTTGCCCTGACTCTGGCGGGAAGTAAGGTGAGTGGGAAATTTTCATGGGCCTCGGGCTCAGCAATGATCTTTACTCCCGCTAGTACTCTTTCATACTCTTCGACTTATACTGTAAATGTGGGCACGGGGGCAAAGGATCTGGCCGGGAATGGGCTGGCAGCGACCTTCACCTCTCAATTCACCACAGTTCCAGTTCCAGATACCATAAAGCCTAACGTTATTTCCTGTTCACCTTCGAACGGTGATGTTGACGTTAGCGTGAGTGTTCAAGTAATAGTGGAGTTCAGCGAGGATATGGACAAAACTTCTGTGGAAGGGTCATTCTCTCTTAAAAATAGTTCAAGTACTGTTATGGGAACATTCTATTGGATTAACTCTCGAACCGTGCGATTCATTCCAAGTTCATCCCTCTCTTATTACACTATTTATACCATAAACGTGGGCACGGGGGCAAAGGATCTGGCCGGGAATGGGCTGGCAACGACCTTCACCTCTCAATTCACGACTATTTCAAATTCCCCGCCACCACCTGACCCCACTCCCCCAGGAGCTCCTACTAATCTCCTTGCTCAAGGAGGTGTGCGACAAATAACGCTAAGTTGGAACCCTCCTAGTTCTGATGGTGGATCCACCATAACTGGTTATAGGATTTACAGGGCAACTTCTGCCTCAGGACCGTTCACGCTAATAGCCTCTATATCTGCCATCAGCTTCTACCAGAACACCGGTCTGCCTAACGGCGCCACTTATTACTATAGAGTTAGCGCAGTGAATTCTGCTGGAGAGGGGGCACTTTCCACTTATGCTTTTGCAAAGACAGCAGAGCCCCCTGCCGCTCCCATAGATTTGTCGGCCACCCCTTATCTAGGCAAGGTGAGCATTCGATGGTCTGCACCCTCGAGCGATGGCGGGGCACCAATTATAAATTATAAGATATATCGAGGCACCGTAAGCGGAGCCGCTTCTTATTATATTACAGTGGGATCAACCTACTTTGATGATGTCAACGTCACCAATGGCGTGACTTATTATTATGTGGTCGCAGCCGTGAACGAAGCTGGAACAGGACCTAAATCCATTGAGGTTTGGGCGAAACCCGGAGCGGTGCCAACAGAGCCTATTTTCGTTATGGGCACATCAGGAGACCGTCAGATTCTTCTGACCTGGTCACCACCTCAATCGGATGGGGGACTCGCGATTCAATGGTATAAGATTTATAGAGGAAAGACGGAGAATTCAATTTCACACATTGCTAATACCACCTCACTATCCTATCTGGACCTGGGATTGGAGAATGGGGTTACCTATTTCTACCGTGTAAGCGCTGTGAATGGGGCGGGGGAAGGCGCGCTTTCCAAGGTCGCCAAGTGCAGACCAATGACCACGCCTTCAGCGCCTTCGGAGGTTCAGGCAATAGGAGGAAATGGTGAGATAAAAATTAGCTGGTCAGCACCAATAGATGATGGAGGAAGCTCCATAATGGGATACTGTGTATATCGCTCGGCGATTTATGGTGGTTGGAGCTTCCTGGCGTTTGTTGAAGATGGTTTAGAATATTTCGATCGTGGACTGGCAAATAATGCCACATATTTTTATTTGATCAGAGCTTTGAATGGCGCCGGAGAAGGTGAAGCTTCACAAGTGGTACAGGCAACAACGAGTTGTCAACCCCCTTCTTCACCTCTTTCACTAACGGCGATATCTCGAGATAGAGTGATTGAATTGCAATGGACACCGCCGCAAGAAAGCGGTGGGAGCCCTATAATTGGCTATGTAATTTATAGGGGCATGGAATCAGAACCTATGGAGATCCTGGCTAAAGTCCAGACCACCAAATTTATCGATACCAATCTTACCAATGGGAGAGAGTACCATTATTCAGTATCGGCCTTCAATTATGCCTATGAAGGGGTTCCGACTTCCTCGGTGAGCGCTATCCCTAGGAATGTGCCCGGAGCGCCTGTCGAATTTTCGATAAGTATCCATCGCAATTCTGTTATCATGAGTTGGTCACAACCTGAGGAAGACAATGGCTCGGCCATACTGGGATATCGAATCTATGAAAAAATCGATGGTGTTTGGATCCTGACAAGGGAGTTGGGGGCAAATGTCACTGAATGCATTTTGGAATTCTTAGCTCTTGGAAGTTTTCATGAGTACCAACTTCGCGCTTTCAACGAAGTGGGAGAAGGGACAGGAGTGGGAGCCATTATCCGCGTGCCCGATGTGCCCAATAAACCAGAAATTCTCCTTGTGAAGGGGGGATGGAAGAATGTTACCCTCATATGGTCAGAGCCATCTAATGATGGTGGGGCACCGATTTTGGAATATGTAGTTTACCGCGCTATAGAGCTGGGTCCATTCCAGATCGTGGCCATCCTCTCCTCCCATCAATTCAAATTCATCGACGCGGGGCTCATGCCCAATGTCACCTATCGTTATATCGTTGCGGCTATGAATGAGATGGGCACAGGAATTCCTTCGGAAATCGCTCAGGCAACAGTCCTATCCGATCCTTCGCTTGGGGAAGGGCGCGCCATGGAAAAGAGTTGGGTTGGAGAGTATGGAGGTGCTATCATCGGTGGTGGTGGTGTGATCCTTCTCACGATCCTGATCATCGGCATATGGCTGATTCGGGCCTCTAAAAGGGACTCTAAGAATGACGAGGATAAAGGAGTGCAGCTCAAGAGAAAAAGATGA
- a CDS encoding glycosyltransferase — protein MNPEEVSIVICTYNRKKWLQRCLQAIEKLSPPPGEIVVVDGPSSDGTREFLEKLERAEKIKLVTQPKLEGISIARNLGMEKARGKVVCFIDDDAIPCPEWMISLISGYDSPKVGGVGGPVYYMDGTLAIGRSAINYYGDWFDASRGHDLTGLLPIMVGCNMSFRTEILRRIGGFDPYFRYHQDEADACLRVLRTGHEIRYVEKAGVRHEWCEGSYRKDRLKWYLRLRYMYGRNNAHLVHKNFPEKVSFFSYMAHQIDLAATRRSTRTISPSSEVAVETDKLPKILSLVGAAFELFGTGIGWR, from the coding sequence CTGAATCCTGAGGAAGTCTCAATCGTGATATGCACCTACAATCGCAAGAAATGGCTTCAGAGATGCTTGCAAGCAATTGAGAAGCTTTCCCCACCACCAGGTGAAATAGTGGTAGTTGACGGCCCATCCTCAGATGGTACCAGAGAATTCTTAGAGAAATTGGAAAGAGCAGAGAAAATAAAATTGGTAACTCAACCCAAACTCGAAGGTATATCTATCGCTAGAAATCTCGGAATGGAGAAAGCGAGGGGCAAGGTAGTTTGTTTCATCGATGACGATGCAATCCCTTGTCCAGAATGGATGATCAGCTTGATCTCAGGTTACGATTCCCCTAAAGTGGGCGGAGTAGGAGGTCCAGTCTACTACATGGATGGTACCTTGGCCATAGGGAGGAGCGCCATAAACTATTATGGTGATTGGTTCGACGCATCTCGTGGGCATGATCTGACGGGTTTGCTTCCTATAATGGTAGGTTGTAATATGTCCTTTCGTACCGAGATCCTGCGAAGAATCGGAGGCTTTGACCCCTACTTCCGCTACCATCAGGACGAAGCAGATGCCTGCCTGCGCGTTCTCCGCACAGGTCATGAAATACGTTATGTGGAAAAGGCAGGCGTGAGGCATGAATGGTGCGAAGGCTCCTATCGCAAGGATCGCTTGAAATGGTATCTGCGCCTTAGGTATATGTATGGCAGGAACAACGCTCATTTGGTGCACAAGAATTTCCCTGAAAAGGTGAGCTTCTTCTCATACATGGCTCATCAAATCGATTTAGCGGCAACGCGAAGGTCGACGAGGACCATATCTCCAAGCTCAGAAGTTGCAGTAGAGACCGATAAACTGCCTAAGATTCTAAGCTTGGTTGGCGCGGCCTTCGAACTTTTCGGAACGGGCATCGGCTGGAGATGA